aataaaacattaaacaacaAATTTTTACTCCAAGTTCAACAATACACTGTGTACTTTTACGgactaaattaaaatgtaataatataattataataattataatttaccatgtttttttaaattacaaaatcacaaattatttttttttaaaatactttccaAAAAATATGGCACAAAGTAAAGATATTGTGTTTGCTTTCCGAAGAGTACCGGTATTATGAATACTATTTATTAGTAAACCTAAGCACATTTGTCAATGCTTAAGTCAGCTAAGTTCTGGAGCATTCCCATGAGCAGAAGTATTGAGCAGTGAGTTCAGATTCCAGTAGCTACTATACCTCAAGCTCAACATCTTTTGATTGGTAGCCAATCAGTGCTACTTCAACCATCATGAGAGAATTACTGGTTAAATCAGGGTAACAATAAATATGAAATTCACCTTATAAATTATCTTATGTAACAACAAAAATGCACTTAAAGAAAACATCTTATTTTTAGTAATAGTTTTTCACAACTGAAAATCATCTATCatttagaaaataaagaaataattaagcaagctagttaatttaaaaaaaatatctattttcAAAGATGAGTTGGCAATTCCTCAAGAACAGGTTCTCTCCTGGCGGGCAAAGAGCTCAAAGGCATCTAATTTTTGAAGTTGAAAAACACATCATAATGTTGAAAGGTACTACTAGATAAATTAAATGTTAGAAATTCTCAATTTCAAAATGTGATAGAAATtcatattttacaaaaagaaaaaaaacctcAGATTACTTGGAAAAGCAGAGAAAGACTTCATTCCTTTATTCCTAACAAGTAGCAATGCAGTGTGTTGACTTTTATCTAAttgactttaaacaaaaaatgaatttatttgatTGCTCTCCAAATGTTACATCAATAAACTAGATCATTCTTGAAAAAAATCAGCAGACTCTAAATGACAAGTCTTTGAATTCATGTAAACTTGCTATATTAGGCTCATGCTGCAAATGTGGTGGAAAGAAAATGAtgatactgttgttttttttaataaaaaataggaAGCACACACTTAGACTTAGAATGTGCACATATGTACACTGAAATATTGGCCAGCTTAATTTTCCAAAGATATTAGAATCGGAACTTGTTTTTtgatttggtaaaaaaaattaattactataTTTATAAGAGAAATAGTGCCCATAGCTAGCACACAAACCAGATGAAAAGATTTTCTTTGTTGAGATaagaaaacttttttataaGGCTTTACTGCTATCAAAgatgtaattttgttttcttgttaagCTACAACTGCATAGATAAAAACAGCTGCCCACATTTTTAGATATTAGTTTAAagtaatgaaaaaagaaaaaaatatatatgaaagtaaaatacatttcattAGTTTTATGTGTGTGGGGCAACTCAAGCACAACAGCATTATTGTGATACACACAGATGAGCagaataaaaaatcaaaactcagggaaatttttaaaaattatgtatgGCACcagttttaattgttgtttaaattttatcacAGTAATCTATTACACTATTTTCAATCACATATtagtataaaattaaaatgattaaactaatgtatataataaaataaaggcTAGTAGACTGTTGTGCAAGggtcaaacattttttatgttatgaTCTTAACACATTGTAATCATTGATTTACTAATCTGGTGTCACATTTCAATTAATTTGCTTGCAaagatataaatacatatttatgtattgaaAATGTTTAGATATGCCCACACATACTCAAgagaactaaaaataaatacagtggaatctaaaaaattcaaacatgTTCAATTATTTCCTTTACTGAGGAGTAAATGTGTTAATTAAAATGCACACTAGTGGTTCAAATTTAGTAGATtccacttcatttttttttttagaaaatagttttaaaaaaaaaaaaggaaatttcatAAAGAGACAACAGTGGCTTTAAAGTAATATTGCAATATCTTCTACTTTGGTTTAATCAGCTATGACTTACATTAgagaccaaaaaataaaataaccctATTAATATTTGCCTGGTCAAGTTTTAGCTTGAACtacaaattacatttaaaaaatggcaCTATTTGAAAAGCtagtcattttattttcattgagcATTTGATTCCTGCCTAGGAATCGTTTCCAAAATACTTTCATCTGTTTCCATGGCATAGCTCAGTCTTGTATTTTCAGCAACTATAATTTTTTCTAGTTCATTAAAATCAATATTAACATTACCACCATCTTTCATACTTTCTAGACATTCTACCAGCTTCTCATAGGTGGCCACTTTTGGCTGCTTTTGACGCCACTTAATTAAAAGATTTGTGATGGCCCGAACAACATTGTTGCTGCAGTTCTGCTTCTCTCTGTCAATGATTACCTGAGTGTGACCTAATTCCAACATTACACTTTCCCAGTTACTACCAAAGCATTCTGATAATCTGGTGGCCATAGCATCAGTGATCAGAGTTTGTTTGAATTGATCTGGTAACTCCTCAAACCAAGctgcataaaacaaaaataaatattgatacaaaaaaaaacatattacatctaacaagaataaatataaaagtaaatgATCATTGGAGCTGAATAATTGAACTATTTTAGCCTGATTAAttttataagatttttaaaaaatcatattaaaGGAAAATTGAAAACACAGTAATtggtattaattttaatttttaaaaagcactaGTTCATCTAAAATTCTTAGTTTTATAGTTTGCCTGTATGTTGTCTTTATTGTCCATGAAaccatattatatttataattttaagttaATTAATGCTTTTAACATATTTCAAGGAAACTTGGTATGAGTAGTTGGGATAGCtacaattgtctttaaaaaagcCCCAATCAGTCTGTCTAGTGCTTTCAGATGTATGTGAATACAGGGTAAGAAACAAGAGGCTAATCAATTCATACATTCTTACATTGCTCTTGCTGTTGTTGGGCTGCTGGGAGTTTAGTTTTCCTTAATTTTTGAGAAACGTGGCTATATTCTTCATCAAGTGCTTTCAAAAATTCACAATAAGCAATACCAGGGCCAGCATGCATCAACTTGTCTAAAAGTACATCATtccttctagatctactaggcTGGcaaacaatttcttccttgtcaTCTAATGAAATGACATCCTTTGAATACAGATAATCCACTATATGTTTTGCCTCTATTTCCTCTTTTAAAAACAGATAATTTTGCCTAATTACTgcttcatcattttgttttaactttccACGCATGGGCATCTTCTGTAAttcaaagacaaaaataaataaataaaactaaattaaaataaattgtgaCAGCTTAtactttcgtttttttttaagacagaCATTTATTTTAGCCTAAATGCAGAAATGATGTGAAGATTAgtgctaaaactaaaacaatggAATAAACATGAAACATAAAATAGCAtctctaaaatataaatcttattGAAAGAAACTGTGAAGAAAGTATGAcaaaataaagacatttaat
This genomic stretch from Biomphalaria glabrata chromosome 4, xgBioGlab47.1, whole genome shotgun sequence harbors:
- the LOC106052577 gene encoding death domain-containing protein CRADD-like, producing MPMRGKLKQNDEAVIRQNYLFLKEEIEAKHIVDYLYSKDVISLDDKEEIVCQPSRSRRNDVLLDKLMHAGPGIAYCEFLKALDEEYSHVSQKLRKTKLPAAQQQQEQSWFEELPDQFKQTLITDAMATRLSECFGSNWESVMLELGHTQVIIDREKQNCSNNVVRAITNLLIKWRQKQPKVATYEKLVECLESMKDGGNVNIDFNELEKIIVAENTRLSYAMETDESILETIPRQESNAQ